In Vigna radiata var. radiata cultivar VC1973A chromosome 3, Vradiata_ver6, whole genome shotgun sequence, the following proteins share a genomic window:
- the LOC106757911 gene encoding protein IMPAIRED IN BABA-INDUCED STERILITY 1, which produces MGCVSSKQAVSVTPAIDHSGAFRSNAAVLGESERKEKKRSKKRTESGGASLSEVGESGRTSSNCESLSFRLGNLHKYVQGEHVAAGWPAWLSAVAGEAIHGWVPLCADAFEKLEKIGQGTYSSVFRARELETGKIVALKKVRFDNFEPESVRFMAREILILRRLDHPNIIKLEGLITSRLSCSIYLVFEYMEHDITGLLSSPDIKFTEPQIKCYMKQLLAGLEHCHLRGVMHRDIKGSNLLVNNEGVLKVADFGLANYVNSGHRQPLTSRVVTLWYRPPELLLGSTDYGPAVDLWSVGCVFAELLVGKPILQGRTEVEQLHKIFKLCGSPPDEYWKKTKLPHATLFKPQQPYDSCLRQSFKDLPAASVHLLQTLLSVEPYKRGNATSALSSEYFKTKPYACDPSTLPIYPPSKEIDAKHREESRKKISGRVRGTETRKPSRKPHGFSKLAPAEDFASQTQTSQKVNGRSFRNHEEEKIKIGGKTQKSSSGKAEDASHTKNASQGDIPLSGPLQVSTSSGFAWAKSRKDDASFRSHCRNISRGHIFNPSEPSTLNLRNNLDTTNQENKEFCGGGVNSRGHQLLEISKLSMQNQWSKFDRPDSFDASDEYHSQELSMAIYHREDSASKRNNLSFQDQGERVEFSGPLLSQMHTVDELLERHERHIRRTVRRSWFQRGKKAKK; this is translated from the exons ATGGGGTGTGTCAGCTCGAAGCAGGCGGTGTCAGTGACGCCGGCGATTGACCACTCGGGCGCGTTTCGGAGCAATGCTGCGGTTCTGGGCGAGTCGGAGCGCAAGGAGAAGAAGAGGAGTAAGAAGAGGACCGAGTCGGGGGGAGCGAGTCTGAGCGAGGTCGGTGAGTCGGGGAGAACGAGTTCCAATTGCGAATCGTTGAGCTTCAGGTTGGGGAACCTTCACAAGTACGTGCAGGGAGAACACGTGGCCGCCGGCTGGCCAGCGTGGCTCAGCGCCGTCGCCGGCGAAGCCATTCACGGCTGGGTCCCCCTCTGCGCCGATGCCTTCGAAAAACTCGAGAAG ATAGGGCAGGGAACGTATAGCAGTGTGTTTCGGGCGAGGGAGCTTGAGACGGGGAAGATAGTGGCATTGAAGAAGGTGCGGTTCGACAATTTCGAACCGGAGAGTGTGCGGTTCATGGCGCGTGAGATATTGATTCTGCGACGCCTTGATCATCCCAATATAATAAAGCTTGAGGGCTTGATTACTTCGAGGCTGTCCTGTAGCATTTACCTCGTCTTTGAGTACATGGAGCATGACATCACAGGGCTCTTGTCTTCCCCTGATATCAAATTCACTGAACCACAG ATTAAGTGCTACATGAAGCAGTTGTTGGCTGGTCTTGAGCACTGTCACTTGCGGGGAGTCATGCATAGGGATATTAAGGGGTCGAATCTTTTGGTAAATAATGAAGGGGTTTTGAAGGTAGCGGATTTTGGGTTGGCGAATTATGTCAATTCTGGGCATAGGCAACCTCTGACTAGTCGTGTTGTTACCTTGTGGTACCGGCCGCCAGAGCTTTTGCTTGGTTCGACGGACTATGGTCCGGCCGTGGATCTCTGGAGTGTTGGTTGTGTGTTTGCGGAGCTGCTTGTCGGGAAGCCTATACTTCAGGGGAGAACGGAG GTTGAACAATTGCACAAAATTTTTAAGCTCTGTGGCTCACCACCTGATGAATACTGGAAAAAGACTAAACTTCCTCATGCAACGTTATTTAAGCCACAACAACCATATGATAGTTGCCTTCGACAATCCTTTAAAGATTTGCCAGCGGCCAGTGTACATCTGCTACAAACTCTTCTTTCTGTAGAACCATACAAACGTGGGAATGCTACATCTGCTCTTTCATCAGAG tatttcaaaacaaaacctTATGCGTGTGACCCATCAACCTTGCCGATATACCCACCTAGCAAGGAAATCGATGCAAAACACAGGGAAGAGTCAAG GAAAAAGATTAGTGGACGAGTTCGTGGAACTGAAACAAGAAAACCATCCAGAAAGCCACACGGATTCAGTAAACTAGCCCCAGCAGAG GATTTCGCAAGTCAAACTCagacttcccagaaggtcaatGGTAGATCTTTCCGCAACCATGAAGAAGAGAAGATTAAAATAGGTGGCAAAACACAGAAGTCATCTAGTGGTAAAGCTGAAGATGCTTCCCATACGAAGAATGCTTCTCAAGGAGATATTCCCCTTTCCGGGCCGTTACAGGTTTCAACATCAAGTGGATTTGCATGGGCAAAAAGCAGAAAAGATGACGCTTCATTTCGATCCCATTGTCGAAATATTTCAAGAGGACATATTTTCAATCCATCAGAACCTTCTACATTAAATTTAAGGAATAATTTGGACACCACAAACCAGGAAAATAAAGAGTTTTGTGGGGGAGGCGTCAATTCTAGGGGCCATCAGCTGCTTGAAATTTCTAAGCTTTCAATGCAGAACCAGTGGAGTAAGTTTGATCGCCCAGATTCATTTGATGCTTCGGATGAGTACCATTCACAAGAACTGTCTATGGCCATATATCACCGAGAAGATTCAGCATCCAAGAGAAATAACCTG AGTTTTCAAGAtcaaggagaaagggttgaatTTTCTGGGCCCCTACTATCTCAAATGCACACTGTTGATGAGCTCTTGGAAAGGCATGAGCGTCACATCCGGCGAACTGTCCGGAGATCATGGTTTCAGAGAG GTAAGAAGgcgaaaaaataa